Sequence from the Rhodococcus jostii RHA1 genome:
TCGACGTACTTCGCACACTCGAAGAGGTGAAAGCCGCCTGTGCGGGCGTGCAAGCCCGGGTGACCGCAGACCTCGACGCCTCCATCCGCACCGCACGAGCAGACCGCCAAGTGCCGGTCGCACATCGAGGGCGCGGTATCGCCAACCAGGTGGCGTTGGCGCGACGGGACTCACCGTTTCGAGGTGGCCGTCATCTCGGCATGGCCACCGCTCTTGTCCACGAGATGCCCCGCACCTTGGCACTGCTCGAACGAGGGGTCCTCAGCGAGTGGCGGGCAACGATCCTCGTCCGCGAAACCGCGTGCCTCACCCGAGAAGACCGCACCGCACTCGATTACCTGCTGTGCGCCGACCCGGCAACATTGGACGGGCTCGGCGACCAGGCGGTGTGCGCGAAAGTTCGCGCGGCCGCCGCCGAAGTCGACGCCGAGGCCATGGTGCGACGGGCCCGCAAGGCGGTATCGGACAGGAGGGTTACCTCCCGTCCCGCACCGGACACCATGGCGTACGTCAGCGCCCTACTGCCGGTGGCACAAGGGGTCGCGGTGCACGCGACTCTCACCCGTGACGCCGATTCCATCCTCGCCGCCGGTGACGAGCGCACGCGGTCGCAGATCATGGCCGACCTCCTCGTCTCCCGAGTGACCGGCGCGCCCCACACCGCGACGGCACCTCCGATCACCGTCAACCTCGTGATCTCCGACCGCGCGCTCCTCGACCGAGGGTCCGAAC
This genomic interval carries:
- a CDS encoding HNH endonuclease, whose product is MDSAAVNAFLAELPKLDLDIDDATRIDVLRTLEEVKAACAGVQARVTADLDASIRTARADRQVPVAHRGRGIANQVALARRDSPFRGGRHLGMATALVHEMPRTLALLERGVLSEWRATILVRETACLTREDRTALDYLLCADPATLDGLGDQAVCAKVRAAAAEVDAEAMVRRARKAVSDRRVTSRPAPDTMAYVSALLPVAQGVAVHATLTRDADSILAAGDERTRSQIMADLLVSRVTGAPHTATAPPITVNLVISDRALLDRGSEPAYVQGYGPVPAALAGHWIHEAVQATIDPETGNEARVTLRRLYANPHSGALTATESQARRFPAGLARMIDLRDRTCRTPWCDAPIRHHDHIQPREYEGPTTAHNGAGLCAACNYAKQGAGWNARPHQLPGGLHKIEICTPTGHRYRSTEPPLPKPLPLREVQISSPVERILIEYLHAA